One Halarcobacter ebronensis genomic window carries:
- a CDS encoding AraC family transcriptional regulator yields MKLETLNEVFFENIKNSNDNFVKHFHDTYIIGITHDGMFKSINQNRATLLYKNSTRVLNPGEIHCGDSNSWKYTNFYPPLELISEIYEQIYFEKALPCFTKHILEDINLYNLLLKFFISAYSNEDKLEIESNLIIAVSYLIKNYTDSTKKYSPLFDDKKIIKDSVEFMKDCLDTNISLDDLALNSNLSKYHFLRVFKNSIGITPHQFILSQRVQKARELIVKGEQLNQVASTVGFSDQSHFIKNFKRIYGYVPSELKNKDNFIIYK; encoded by the coding sequence ATGAAACTAGAAACACTTAATGAAGTTTTTTTTGAAAATATAAAAAATTCAAATGACAATTTTGTAAAACATTTCCATGATACTTATATAATAGGTATAACCCATGATGGAATGTTTAAATCAATAAATCAAAATAGAGCTACACTTTTATATAAAAATTCAACTAGAGTTTTAAACCCTGGTGAAATTCATTGTGGAGATTCAAACTCTTGGAAATATACCAATTTTTATCCACCCCTTGAACTAATTAGTGAAATTTATGAGCAAATATATTTTGAAAAAGCATTACCTTGTTTTACTAAACATATACTTGAAGATATAAATCTTTATAACCTTTTATTGAAGTTTTTTATTAGTGCCTATTCAAATGAAGATAAGTTAGAAATAGAATCAAATTTAATTATTGCTGTTTCATATCTAATAAAAAACTATACAGATTCTACAAAAAAATATTCCCCATTATTTGATGATAAAAAAATCATTAAAGATAGTGTAGAGTTTATGAAAGATTGTTTAGATACAAATATCTCTTTAGATGACTTGGCACTTAATTCAAATCTTAGTAAATACCACTTTTTAAGAGTGTTTAAAAATAGTATTGGAATAACTCCCCACCAATTTATACTTTCCCAAAGGGTTCAAAAAGCAAGGGAACTTATTGTAAAAGGGGAACAGCTAAATCAAGTTGCTTCAACAGTTGGATTTAGTGACCAATCACACTTTATAAAAAATTTTAAAAGAATATATGGTTATGTTCCAAGTGAATTAAAAAATAAAGATAATTTTATAATTTATAAATAG
- a CDS encoding SCO family protein, producing MKTFLKLTLSFLVAALLIVIISPYVDKYKEHKKYDFTLDTINGKISKDDFKGKVLAIYFGYTSCPDVCPTSLSSLAFALKSFDKKEIADFRGLFISVDPNRDSLENLEEYAKYFHPNFIGATSTKENIDDITKRYGTFYKKVELEGSAMNYSVSHTSFIYIFDKKGDFVTKIDHFSAPKKIQETLEKVF from the coding sequence ATGAAAACTTTTTTAAAACTTACTCTTAGCTTTTTGGTTGCTGCTTTACTAATAGTAATAATCTCTCCTTATGTGGATAAATATAAAGAGCATAAAAAGTATGATTTTACCCTTGATACAATAAATGGCAAAATTTCAAAAGATGATTTCAAAGGTAAAGTTTTGGCTATCTATTTTGGATATACCTCTTGTCCTGATGTTTGCCCAACTTCTCTTAGTTCACTTGCCTTTGCTCTAAAAAGTTTTGACAAAAAAGAGATTGCAGATTTTAGAGGCTTATTTATAAGTGTTGATCCAAATAGAGATTCCCTTGAAAATTTAGAGGAATATGCAAAATACTTTCATCCAAATTTTATTGGAGCAACCTCAACAAAAGAGAATATTGATGATATTACAAAAAGATATGGAACTTTTTATAAAAAAGTTGAGTTAGAAGGTTCTGCTATGAACTACTCTGTTTCACATACTTCGTTTATCTATATTTTTGATAAGAAGGGTGATTTTGTAACAAAAATTGACCATTTTTCAGCCCCTAAAAAAATTCAAGAAACACTAGAAAAAGTTTTTTAA
- a CDS encoding copper chaperone PCu(A)C, with protein sequence MMKKLFLTMLLASTFSFASQIEIEDAYVRATPPAVQNSAAFMTIRNSSSKNILLVKASSDVAKVVELHTHEMKNGVMKMYQVPSIEILANKEVSLNPGGYHIMLIELNKALKTNDTITLKLVFSDNSTKEITVPVRTIMDGMNHQNHKMMNHN encoded by the coding sequence ATGATGAAAAAACTGTTTTTAACTATGTTGCTAGCAAGCACTTTTAGTTTTGCTTCTCAAATAGAGATAGAAGATGCTTATGTTAGAGCAACACCTCCAGCAGTTCAAAATTCTGCCGCATTTATGACAATTAGAAATAGTTCATCAAAAAATATTTTACTTGTAAAAGCTTCAAGTGATGTTGCAAAAGTAGTAGAACTACATACCCATGAGATGAAAAATGGAGTTATGAAGATGTATCAAGTTCCATCAATTGAGATCTTAGCAAATAAAGAAGTATCGCTAAATCCAGGGGGATACCATATAATGCTAATTGAACTTAACAAAGCGCTTAAAACTAATGACACAATAACTCTTAAACTTGTTTTTTCAGACAATAGTACTAAAGAGATTACAGTTCCTGTTAGAACTATAATGGATGGGATGAATCATCAAAATCACAAAATGATGAACCACAACTAA
- the nhaA gene encoding Na+/H+ antiporter NhaA, protein MIQKLITLDKFINKEALSGILLFIATVAAVIVANSSLGQAYYDLWHTPLGIKLGEYEISMTLTYWIDDALMALFFLMVGLEIKREMLIGELSSISKASFPIVAAIGGMVVPALIYVAFNSENPYGFGIPMATDIAFALGILMLMGTRVNPALKLFLVALAVVDDLGAVIVVATVYTNEIHTQYFLHAAIIYAIIWVLNFKGVTKITPYLILGVALWIYIHAIGIHATIAGVLLAFAIPIGSKIEEKKFLDESRKDLDDFENHIDNTLILNHHQIDSLENIAYNYDKVQNPLVRLEHNLHGLSAFFIMPLFAFSNAGVLIDFSSVNEHFMIVLGVVLGLVIGKPIGILGLTYLADKLKLIKKPEDISWAEILAVGFIAGIGFTMSIFITHLAFADENIIAAVKLGVFAASFIAATIGVILLLNVKKLINN, encoded by the coding sequence ATGATTCAAAAATTAATAACTTTAGATAAGTTTATAAATAAAGAGGCATTAAGTGGTATTCTACTTTTTATTGCCACAGTTGCGGCAGTAATTGTTGCAAACTCTTCATTAGGTCAAGCCTATTATGATTTATGGCATACTCCCCTTGGCATAAAACTAGGCGAATATGAAATATCAATGACTCTTACATATTGGATAGATGATGCCTTAATGGCACTATTTTTTCTAATGGTTGGATTAGAGATAAAAAGAGAGATGTTAATTGGTGAACTTTCATCAATTTCAAAGGCATCGTTTCCTATTGTTGCAGCAATAGGAGGAATGGTTGTACCTGCTTTAATTTATGTGGCGTTTAATAGTGAAAATCCTTATGGTTTTGGTATTCCTATGGCAACAGATATTGCTTTTGCTCTTGGTATTTTAATGTTAATGGGAACAAGAGTAAACCCTGCATTAAAGCTCTTCTTAGTAGCTCTTGCAGTTGTTGATGATTTAGGTGCAGTTATTGTTGTGGCAACAGTATATACAAATGAAATACACACTCAATACTTTTTACATGCAGCTATTATTTATGCAATTATTTGGGTATTAAACTTTAAAGGTGTTACAAAAATTACTCCTTATTTGATATTGGGAGTTGCTCTTTGGATATATATCCACGCAATTGGAATTCATGCAACAATTGCCGGAGTATTACTTGCCTTTGCAATACCTATTGGCTCTAAAATTGAGGAGAAAAAGTTTTTAGATGAATCAAGAAAAGATTTAGATGATTTTGAAAATCATATTGATAATACTTTAATACTTAATCACCATCAAATAGACTCTTTGGAAAATATCGCTTACAACTATGATAAGGTTCAAAATCCACTAGTTAGATTAGAACACAATTTACATGGATTGTCAGCATTTTTTATTATGCCACTATTTGCATTTTCAAATGCTGGGGTGTTAATAGATTTTTCAAGTGTAAATGAACACTTTATGATTGTATTAGGTGTTGTTTTAGGTCTTGTAATTGGAAAACCTATTGGTATTTTAGGTCTTACATATTTAGCAGATAAATTAAAACTTATAAAAAAACCTGAAGATATATCTTGGGCAGAGATATTAGCAGTTGGTTTTATTGCAGGAATTGGTTTTACCATGTCAATTTTTATTACCCACTTAGCATTTGCCGATGAAAATATTATTGCAGCTGTTAAACTTGGAGTTTTTGCAGCCTCTTTTATTGCGGCTACTATTGGTGTAATTTTACTTTTAAATGTAAAAAAATTAATTAATAATTAA
- a CDS encoding Fur family transcriptional regulator, which translates to MNLENISKTIKLTTARKAILETFIESSRPLCYEDIKDNLHMDKATFYRNITKFEEEKIIHSFESNDKKRYFEIPKVKHSHFICNICSKIECIHEKVNVNIEGHQIDNIVIKGICPECLKK; encoded by the coding sequence ATGAACTTAGAAAATATATCAAAAACAATCAAATTAACAACTGCTAGAAAGGCTATTTTAGAGACTTTTATTGAGTCTAGCAGACCATTGTGTTATGAAGATATTAAAGATAATCTTCATATGGATAAAGCAACATTTTATAGAAATATTACAAAATTTGAAGAGGAGAAAATAATCCACTCTTTTGAGTCAAATGACAAAAAAAGGTATTTTGAGATACCAAAAGTCAAACACTCTCACTTCATTTGTAATATTTGTTCAAAAATTGAGTGTATTCATGAAAAAGTTAATGTAAATATTGAAGGTCATCAAATTGATAACATTGTAATAAAAGGCATCTGTCCTGAGTGTCTAAAAAAATAG